A part of Myxococcales bacterium genomic DNA contains:
- a CDS encoding ATP-grasp domain-containing protein, producing the protein MDVVFLEPCFPQNQREFVRALHAVGARVTGIGERPKSSLDPDLQRWLTHYEQIGNVTNEAEVEKVVRWLQGRVRVERLEAVIEAHVMTAAKVRERCGIEGTSVQTTFLCRDKPSMKEALVRAGVPCAQSIGSGDPAEIRDFAKRIGMPVIVKPRDGAGASGTRRVSSAAELEEAMAAFGVGQGRSVAVEEFIEGHEGFYDTITIDGRVAHDFVCHYYPNVLEAMRTRWISPQFIATNRLDTSPAYAEVRALGKKVIEVLGIHTSATHMEWFFGPKGLKFNEIGCRPPGVRAWDLYAAGNDVDIYREWAMAVVHGKTSQRLSRRYSAGIIALRPDRDGHITGYDGLEEIERRFGQQLIDRYLPPPGTPTQPVEAGYMANAWLRLRAQDYDDCRAMLDIVGQTLKVRAG; encoded by the coding sequence GTGGACGTCGTCTTTCTCGAGCCGTGCTTCCCCCAGAACCAGCGCGAGTTCGTGCGCGCCCTGCACGCCGTCGGCGCGCGCGTGACCGGCATCGGCGAGCGGCCGAAGTCGTCGCTCGACCCCGACCTGCAGCGGTGGCTCACCCACTACGAGCAGATCGGCAACGTCACGAACGAGGCCGAGGTCGAGAAGGTCGTGCGGTGGCTCCAGGGCCGCGTCCGCGTCGAGCGCCTCGAGGCGGTGATCGAGGCGCACGTGATGACCGCCGCCAAGGTGCGCGAGCGCTGCGGCATCGAGGGCACCAGCGTGCAGACCACCTTCCTGTGCCGCGACAAGCCCTCCATGAAGGAGGCCCTGGTGCGCGCCGGCGTGCCCTGCGCGCAGTCGATCGGCAGCGGCGATCCCGCCGAGATCCGCGACTTCGCCAAGCGCATCGGGATGCCCGTCATCGTCAAGCCGCGCGACGGCGCCGGCGCCTCCGGCACGCGCCGAGTCAGCTCCGCGGCCGAGCTCGAGGAGGCCATGGCCGCCTTCGGCGTCGGGCAGGGGCGCAGCGTGGCCGTCGAGGAGTTCATCGAGGGGCACGAGGGCTTCTACGACACCATCACGATCGACGGCCGCGTCGCGCACGACTTCGTCTGCCACTACTACCCGAACGTGCTCGAGGCGATGCGCACGCGGTGGATCTCGCCGCAGTTCATCGCGACCAACCGCCTCGACACCTCGCCTGCGTACGCCGAGGTGCGCGCGCTCGGAAAGAAGGTCATCGAGGTGCTGGGAATCCACACCTCCGCCACTCACATGGAGTGGTTCTTTGGCCCGAAGGGGCTGAAGTTCAACGAGATCGGCTGTCGCCCGCCGGGCGTGCGCGCGTGGGACCTCTACGCCGCCGGCAACGACGTCGACATCTATCGCGAGTGGGCCATGGCGGTCGTACACGGCAAGACGAGCCAGCGCCTCTCGCGGCGCTATTCGGCGGGGATCATCGCCCTCCGGCCCGACCGCGACGGCCACATCACCGGGTACGACGGCCTCGAGGAGATCGAGCGGCGCTTCGGCCAGCAGCTCATCGATCGCTACCTCCCGCCGCCTGGCACCCCCACGCAGCCCGTCGAGGCGGGCTACATGGCCAACGCGTGGCTGCGGCTGCGTGCGCAAGACTACGACGACTGCCGGGCCATGCTCGACATCGTGGGTCAGACCCTCAAGGTGCGCGCCGGATGA
- a CDS encoding enterochelin esterase — MSPHGTPAQLAISSLLDGHANGEKVDAFLAGRAFPLVEGPSVTFVYRGEAEGVSLRHWIFGLESSNSLSRIANTDLWHLTLDIPPKSRVEYKLEVHHHGGSQWIEDPRNPNRARDPFGANSVMHSEGYEVPLFTQDDPEARPGRLEPFRFKSRALGGWRAGHIYLPARFRRTRLYPLLVVHDGADYLNYARMKTVLDNLIHQLEIPDLIVAFTDSPDRLREYANDETHARFLTEELLKDLTRRLPILDKPQARCLMGASFGAAAALSTACRYPNVWGRLLLQSGSFAFTDIGKSNRRGPLFDRIVEFMNEYRRSPAAVSERVFMSCGVYESLIYENRSLAPLLDSTGMQVKFVESRDGHNWENWRDRLREGLSWLFPGPLMFIYE; from the coding sequence ATGAGTCCACATGGCACGCCGGCGCAGCTCGCGATTTCATCGCTGCTCGACGGCCACGCGAACGGCGAGAAGGTCGACGCCTTCCTCGCGGGGCGCGCGTTCCCGCTGGTCGAGGGCCCCAGCGTCACGTTCGTGTATCGCGGCGAGGCCGAGGGCGTGAGCCTTCGGCACTGGATCTTCGGCCTCGAGTCCTCGAACTCGCTGTCGCGAATCGCGAACACCGATCTGTGGCACCTGACCCTCGACATCCCGCCCAAGTCACGGGTCGAGTACAAGCTCGAGGTCCACCACCACGGCGGCAGCCAGTGGATCGAAGACCCGCGGAACCCGAACCGCGCGCGGGATCCCTTCGGCGCGAACTCCGTGATGCACAGCGAGGGCTACGAGGTCCCGCTCTTCACCCAAGACGATCCCGAGGCACGGCCCGGCCGCCTCGAGCCGTTCCGCTTCAAGAGCCGCGCGCTCGGCGGCTGGCGCGCGGGGCACATCTACCTGCCGGCGAGGTTCCGTCGCACGCGCCTCTACCCGCTGCTCGTCGTGCACGACGGCGCCGATTACCTCAACTACGCGCGCATGAAGACGGTGCTCGACAACCTGATTCACCAGCTCGAAATACCCGATCTCATCGTCGCCTTCACCGACTCCCCCGACCGCCTCCGCGAGTACGCGAACGACGAGACCCACGCGCGCTTCCTCACCGAGGAGCTCTTGAAGGACCTCACGCGGCGCCTCCCCATCCTGGACAAGCCCCAGGCGCGGTGCCTGATGGGCGCGAGCTTCGGCGCCGCGGCGGCGCTCTCCACCGCGTGCCGCTACCCCAACGTATGGGGCCGCCTGCTCCTCCAGTCGGGGTCGTTCGCCTTCACCGACATCGGCAAGAGCAACCGTCGGGGCCCGCTTTTCGATCGCATCGTCGAGTTCATGAACGAGTACCGCCGGAGCCCCGCCGCGGTGAGCGAACGCGTGTTCATGAGCTGCGGCGTGTACGAGTCGCTCATCTACGAGAATCGCTCGCTCGCGCCCCTGCTCGACTCTACGGGAATGCAGGTGAAGTTCGTCGAGTCGCGAGACGGGCACAACTGGGAAAACTGGCGCGATCGACTGCGGGAGGGGCTCTCTTGGCTCTTCCCTGGTCCGCTGATGTTCATCTACGAGTGA